In a genomic window of Quercus lobata isolate SW786 chromosome 4, ValleyOak3.0 Primary Assembly, whole genome shotgun sequence:
- the LOC115985413 gene encoding uncharacterized protein LOC115985413: MRKEMDELRSAIKEKTDRSVDKMIRATDSPFTAAVLDCPVPSKFRLPQLEPFDGLKDPQDHLNTFKTTLGLQQPPDEILCRSFPTTLKGAAREWFTKLPNSSIDNFDQLSSAFLRHFIRGQRPRRPVDYLLTIRQGEKETLRSYVKRFTRETLEVNEADDKVQLTTFKAGLRSRDLVASLAKNPPKTMAEMLLKAQKYMNAEDALAAIKDTERPRDKSKREDDRRGQKRDRRERRNNDGNRRKDDKNPRTGVLSSRTGKKGEPHVDDRRKRGRRDGDPGSSGIGRRKCGQDDQDRDDAKP; the protein is encoded by the exons atgaggaaagagatggacgaactgAGGAGCGCTATCAAAGAGAAGACAGACCGGAGCGTAGACAAAATGATAAGGGCTACAGATTCGCCTTTCACTGCAGCGGTACTTGATTGCCCCGTGCCGTCAAAGTTTCGCCTGCCTCAATTAGAGCCATTCGACGGACTCAAGGACCCTCAGGATCATCTCAATACCTTTAAGACGACTCTGGGTCTTCAGCAACCACCTGACGAGATATTGTGTCGTTCCTTCCCTacgactctcaaaggagctgcaagagaATGGTTTACTAAGTTACCAAACTCGTCCATAGACAATTTCGATCAGCTGAGTAGTGCCTTCTTGCGCCACTTCATAAGGGGACAACGCCCAAGGAGGCCAGTAGATTACTTACTCACCATAAGACAGGGAGAGAAGGAGACTCTGAGGTCATATGTCAAGCGATTCACCCGGGAAACTCTGGAAGTAaacgaagctgatgacaaggtgcagctgacgaccttcaaagcagggTTGAGATCCAGAGACCTCGTGGCCTCTCTTGCAAAAAACCCCCCGAAGACGATGGCTGAGATGCTCCTGAAGGCacaaaagtacatgaacgcggaaGATGCTCTAGCTGCCATAAAAGATACTGAGAGGCCAAGAGACAAGTCCAAAAGGGAAGACGACCGTAGAgggcaaaagagagacagaCGAGAACGTCGGAACAATGACGGGAATAGAAGGAAGGACGACAAAAATCCTCGAACG GGAGTGCTATCAAGCCGTACTGGCAAGAAAGGAGAACCACATGTGGACGAtcgaagaaaaagaggaagacgAGATGGAGACCCTGGAAGCAGTGGAATTGGTAGAAGGAAATGCGGGCAAGACGACCAGGATAGGGACGACGCTAAGCCCTGA